atctttttcatcatactgatagatatttttaaaaaaatgtaactgATAGTCCTTTTCATGTAGTTATTGAAAATTTAATGTATTCGAATTTAGCTTGAAAagttagttaaattaaatttcgaaaagaaaaaatatgacaactaaaaaggaaaggagggAGTATATATTAACCTTGTCAAAACTGtatctaaatatatattcaacttTTGTCttcactaattttttatttttctttaaaatcagGATGGAAACTTTTGAATACAAAAGTTTGAGCACAATGGCTAAAACTATTGGAACTTTGGTAGCAATAATAGGTGCATTTGTTGCAACTTTATATAAAGGCCCTCAAGTTTTTGGAATTAATCCTTTAAATACAATATTAACAACCCCTTCTGCTTGGGCCATTGGAGGTTTACTCACTATGATTTGCTCTATAATTGCTTCTCTATTTATCATTTCACAGGTAATTACAATTGTCAACAAATTACTGTCTTTCTGTCTCATTTTACGTGACACAGTTAGAATTTCgagattcaaacttttaaacttTGTCTGTTAATTCAAACATAAGCTTTAAGTATcataaatcacaaaatcaacaacttaaattattttagtgaaAGAAACTTGGTTGACTCTCGAAATTTCAACCGTATCACGTAAAgtggaaattatttttcatcaatcaTGATCTGTTTTTCCTCTGTTTCATGTGTTTGCAGGCATTTGTCCTTAAGAAATATCCAGCAGAGTTGATTTTAATGTTGTTTTATAGCTGCTGTGTTACAATATTATGTGCTGTTTTCTCTTTAATTATTGAAAGAGATTTGAATTCTTGGAGTTTAAGCCCTCACAGCAGATTAATGGCTGTCGTATACTCGGTAACTAAGTCGATACATATAAGTTTAATATATCTGAAAGGCGAATTCATGATTTAAACTTGATAAGTTCGATATTTAAAGGTTTTTATAACGCGTTATACTTGAAATAATGCAGGGTTTATTTGGAAATGTATTCCAAGTTTGTATAGGTGCATGGTGTGTGAGGAAAAAAGGACCTCTCTTTGTTGTTATGTTTCATCCATTAGGCATTGTTGTTGCTATGGCTGCTAGCATATTTATGGGTGAAATTATTCATGTGGGAAGGTAAATCAtacattttaagacttcatttactttctatttatatttgttttttatattttacgaATCTCTACTGTATGTAAGTTTAGAGATggatttagaatattttttttgtttgttttgtagTTTGGTGGGATCAATCATCATTGTGATTGGATTTTATTCAGTAATATGGGGACAAAGTAAAGAATGgacaaagaaagagaagaactTGAGATCAAACAACAACAAGATGCCATTTTTACAAGACAAAAATGATGATGATCTTGAGGTTAATATATGAGATGATCTTTTAAAGGGCTAACACTTTGCTAGTGGGCTTAGTGAAAGTTCTTTTGGGTTGACATGTTTATGAACAACTACATTGTATCTCTACGATTGTTCATTTTGTTCCTATCTTGTGTGGATTTTTAATCAATCATTTTCCGTGTAacataagtttatattttcaTGTTATAATATATAGGTGATGTTCGAGCATAACTTAGTTTGTAAAGAACTTATGTCCCACTAAGTACACATTTTATTCGTAAAGGGCAAAAACTATAGAGCAATTTATTCGAAAGAACAATTCAAAGGATAAAGCTTTCATTTTTATACaaaagatttcatacctcaaaTGTAGCAAATAGATTTTAGTTTAATCATGTTCATACTTTCAAAATTACACTATATCAACTCGAGGCTTTGATCTGATGATAAAAAACACAATACGTGATGTGTGGATTAGCTAGGTCACAACTTCAAATCTTATGACAAAGAAAAACCTCATGTTCAAGTTTAAAAGAGTAAAGAAATCGACTATTATCTCTCGAGTTTCAAACCATACTACTAATGAACGAAGGAAAATAGCAGAGCAAGGATATATCAACATCGAAAGGTATAATCTAGTGGttaataaaattgttataaatcatgagattttaaatttaatagttGCTAACGATTCTTTCCATTTATTTTAATGGTGATAGACATAGTTATGTGATATCTATTATTAACGAGATATTCGGGAAAGATGGGACTAacattagaaaagaaaaagataaaaataaaaagagatacCAATCATTTTGGGGCCTCAGAATCCTAACAAACAACTAATTTTTTCCAGTGGTGAAGTTCAAGTTCAGAAACAAGACACTCAAAAATGGCGGCGATGGAGATGAAGGTAAAGATGAAGGAAGCTTTGCCATATATAGGAATGGCGTCAACCCAATTCGCACAAGTTGGTTTAATGATAGTTGGCAAAAAAGCCATGTCCGCCGGAATGACCAATTTCACCTTCGTCTTCTACTCCAACACTCTTGCAGCACTTATTCTcctcccttctttcttcttctacaGGTACCTTTTCGCTTCAATTCGAAAAACCCACAAAAAAGATACCATCTTTAATCAATTTGATTGATTGTGTAGATCAACTCGTCCGCCACTCAATTTCTCACTCATTTCTGAGTTTTTCTTGCTGGGTTTTCTTGGGTATGTgattttttcatctttcaattggattatttgtgatttttttgcTGTTTATTGAATCAGTAGTTTTTCGTGTTTTTGTAGTTGTTCAGCTCAGCTAACTGGATATACTGGGATTAATTATACTTCTGCTTCGTTTGCCTCAGCAATGCTCAACCTCATCCCAGGTTTTACTTTCATACTTGCCGTCATTTTCAGGTTTCTTTTGCCCCTCTTCTCACTTTTGCTGTAGTTGATTTTAGAGTAGAATGGAGTTTATGAATACTCGTAAACATAATGTGACATTTCATAGCTAGTTAATCATTTAGGATAAAGTGAGCAGTCTAAGTTAAAtagttttcaaatataaaagtaTGTCATTCTATTTGGAATAGACTAAAGAGAGAataatgtcatataaattggaaCATAAAAAGTATTGAGTAAGCGAGTTTATTCGATTTCAATCATATCGTAAAACAGATTTCCTCTGAACTGGAGTTGTTCGTAATATGTTTTTTCTACTTGGTATAGTTATGTTTTCGATGTTATAAATGTTGCAGTTAGCAGTGTGACTGTTTCTTCACAGTTTCTTTGGTTTCAATCGTTagtataattgtttttaaattcaATTGAATTCTTCATTTCTATACAATTATAGAGCACgcatgaacaaaaaaaatgtaatgcGGAGATTCTCGGGAAATTCAGGAACCATGGAAGGTTATATAAAGATGGTTTATTTGATCACAAGAGACTGGAAAAGTAACACATGTACACTTCTGTTTTGCTTTATTTTAGGATGGAGAAATTAGATTGTCGAAGTACAAGTACCCTGATTAAATCCATTGGAACCATCGTTTCAATTGCCGGAGCATTCACCGCCACTCTTTACAAGGGACCACAAATTTTGTTGACTTCCTCTTTGAAGCCTCAAAATTATCTTCATTTCCAGGAAACTGACTGGATAATTGGAGGACTATATCTAGTAGTGGATTGTGTAGTGTCTTCGTTATATTTAATTGTACAGGTGTGAGAATAACTCCTCGAAAGTGAATCTTTTTATTAGTTGAGAATCAGCACTACAActgatatatttttctttttataggcTTCCGTGCTTAAGAAATATCCAGTTGAGCTGATTGTGGTCTTCTTTTACTGCTTCTTCGCATCCATTCTATCAGCAATTGTCTCTCTGTTTATGGACAATAACTCAAATGCTTGGTTACTACAACCTGGTACAAGATCGTTCGCTGTTCTATACTCAGTAAGTAGGTAAATTGCGTGCATTTACGTTCTGTTTGCTCATATAGTGAGTTTGTGACCATGCTAAGATATACGTGGACGAAGTATTTTTGAGGCTCTGTATGGAATTACTTAACCTGATTCTAGGTCTCCACCTGCTTGGTATCAGAAGTAAATTCTAGCTAATTGTACATTTTCCTCCACCCAATCCCCTGATCTTAATTTAGCTCAATTTGATCCTATTAGACCTAGACTTTATCAATTGCAAACTAAGGTACGGTACTTTTATATGTTTCTGCTCTTACTTAATCTCAGTTAGAGTGTTATGCAAAGGTGGGATCAGATTAGTTACTACACTAGAGCacggattttgttctaaagcaTGAATCTCTTAAGGttagaaacaaaataaagataGGGAGGGATAAGCTGGTCCATAATGAGGCTGATATGTACTGATTTTAGTGGCTGTTCCAAGAATGTTCAGGTCAGGAGGTATGTGTTGGACATTCAATTAGCATGTAATGATAGGAAAGGGAGGAGAAGAAGATATTGGCTAAGTGAtcaataagtaaataaatactTCTAACTTTTGAAAAGTTTCTTTCTTCATGAATCTTCTTAAAAGTGAAAGAGGGGGAACCTAAATCTTTTGCCGACTAATTGCTTGTACTGTGAAAACATCTTGATGTAATGTGCCTTCTGAACAAGCACACCTTTCAATTGACAAACTACATTGTACTATAATATTGACTGTGGTTGGAATATGTTTTGTCTCTATGTAACTGTTCCTTTATATGacatttctttcttctttttttgtttgttccAAGAAGCATGACATCTTTCTATGTTTGAAGATTCTTTTAGCTTTaaacatttcattttattctcaATGATATGTTCATAGCCATAGAAATATCATGATATGCTTAAGACCATTTGTTCTAAGGGTACTTTCGTTCTATGTTGCGCGGACTCTTCATTTTTGATGCCCCACTCGTAACTAAACACATTTCTTTGTTTTACTAAGAAGAAGTCTGGGCTTATCAGTAATTATAAGAAAACTATAATCTTTTGAGTATTGTCAAATGTCAATAGAGAACActgaatgtatttttttttatatttgctcAGCATTAGGGGTATATCAGTTGCATTGATCAGCATATCTCAAACATTTGACATGTATTTTGCTTTCCTTAGGGAATATTTGGCTCAGCATTTCAAGTCAGTGTGATGTTTTGGTGCATTCGTAGAAAGGGACCTCTCTTTGTTGCTATGTTTCATCCTCTTGGAATTGTAATTGCTGCTGCATTGGGTATAATCTTCTTAGGAGATATTTTCTACCTTGGAAGGTATGTTTATATTTCATTTACAATCTTACAAATTTGTCAATTGGCAGCAatccaaattgaaaaaaaaagttcatcatGAACTCTTTTCTCTCTCATAAGTGTTGTAAAGTACTGTTTGCATGTGCCTAATCATCACCTTATTGAGTACAGCTTGGTTGGGTCAATTGTAATTGTTGTTGGCTTTTACGGTGTTATGTGgggaaaaacaaaagaagacaAGGTGGATGAAGACAAGCTCACAAGAAATATCAATTCAAAGGCCCCACTCTTGGAAATAAAGGATGCAGAGACAAAAATTTAAGCATAAATTATAGGTATGTCTTCTTTTTAGCAGCTAACATTTTTAAGGCAGTAGGGAACACAATTTCTGCATATCTTGTGTGTTGTATCTATGTAAAGATATGACACCTGAGcgtaactcaaccccaaaagcaACTCATGAGGGGAGGATTGTCCAACAAACCGCCGGTCCATTCCCCAACCAATGTGGGATTACTACCCATTCTTACACCCTCATTCACTCTTATGTTCAATTGAAGCGTGGGCAAGGAACCCAAACAGAGATGAACCTGTCATACCATGTAAAGATATAGTACCTaggcctaactcaaccccaaaagttagtatgagggagatgattttcaaagtcCATATAAGCAAAGCACCAGTCCATTCCCCAACCAATGTAGGATACGGACCCACTCTTAACATATCTCAAGTTACTGGAGTGAGTATCTTACTACAGTGTGCTTCACTTTGAAAGATGGTAAAATGTATGCCTAATCTCCAAGGCCTTTGTAACTTATACCGAGCCCAAGACTGTTGATTCTTTTGTCAATGCAACTTTTTCAATCTATAGGAGATGGAGAAAATGATAAAGTTTGGGCTGTTCAGGGTGTGGTTTACGGGGTTGTGCCTATTACTCCTTTTGCATCTGTTTTCTTTGTATAAAGCTGTAGACAGACCTTCACATCCTGAGTAGGCTCTGATACTTGATAGAGCATACTCCACATGAACTATAAGAAGTACTCAAACAGTGGAATATTTGGTGAATGTATTCTGTTTTTAGCTTATACTCGCCAAGATTCCAGTAAATAACCAATATATAGTGTTAGTTTAGGTGCACCTTGACGACTCAAGGGGGGTGGGAGTTGAATTGGGTTGTACCAAATTTTCATCACTCTTAATATTTGCCTAACTCGACTGTAGAATCTAGTCCTTTGAGAATTCAGTTTAGAACACAAAAAACAGTAGAGTTTGTAATAGCAAAAATGAGAATTTATGATCTAAATCTGGAGATAGTTCTAGTCCAGTTACAAAttccaatttttttgttataagcATTTTCCTAGTATATCCGTTACTGCTCTGTTTTGGTTTTGGCAGCTTGTAGCATGTAAGCGGTAGCTAAACCCAGTCCTTTAGAACTGACATCCACCATAATCgaatctcatcattttaagccGTGTTGAATTTTTCTGCGTAAACACTTCCAGATACAGATTCTATTGACTTCAAATCCATTGTGTAAGTGGGCGGCTCATTTTTAGTATTATACAATCTACAGGTCATAAGGATAAgatttcaaaagatgagttGAATAGAAAAGGTCATTTGGCCCACGGTGCTGAATTAGACTTGGTATAGATGACCTGTGGTGTCCAATGTGCCGACCAATCCCGAGGAATTACTTTATGGTTTCATTGAAAACATTGTACTTTTTTAATTAAAcccttgattttttttcctaGCACAATTGATCGTTTCAAACCTTTGTTCTTCAATCAATGTGTGGCATGTCCttatcttcttttatttcaagGATATGTTCTGTTAGTGGAGGGGGAACATCAAGTAATTGAAAAAACTGTGCTTTTACCAAATGGATCGCAAATTACTTAAGAGCTGAATGATATATTTTTGAACAAAACTAAATCAGTTTTAAGCGGACGACTATTAGTAATCAAAAAGAATATGCAGCTCATAAATCTTTTATCTTGATGAAACTTATGATTAAGTGTAATGTAAAGCATTATTCTTATATATATCTTGATGAAACTTACAATTGAGCTAATTATAAGAATAATGATCTACATTACTTGGGATGAAGAAGATAAATAGAAGCACGTTCTTtctgaaaataaatgaatgatagaTACCACAAATTCTTTATCTCTGGAGACAAAGAA
The window above is part of the Solanum pennellii chromosome 5, SPENNV200 genome. Proteins encoded here:
- the LOC107019927 gene encoding WAT1-related protein At5g40240-like, whose amino-acid sequence is MKMSGVVPFIAMIVQQLAQVGLAVVAKGAMSTGMTSFTYTFYSSAFSTLLLIPISFFLHRSAIPPLWPTFLYGFFLLGIMGFLMQVLGLLGLQYSSPLLSTAILQLIPGFTFILAVILRMETFEYKSLSTMAKTIGTLVAIIGAFVATLYKGPQVFGINPLNTILTTPSAWAIGGLLTMICSIIASLFIISQAFVLKKYPAELILMLFYSCCVTILCAVFSLIIERDLNSWSLSPHSRLMAVVYSGLFGNVFQVCIGAWCVRKKGPLFVVMFHPLGIVVAMAASIFMGEIIHVGSLVGSIIIVIGFYSVIWGQSKEWTKKEKNLRSNNNKMPFLQDKNDDDLEVNI
- the LOC107018624 gene encoding WAT1-related protein At3g28050-like, whose product is MAAMEMKVKMKEALPYIGMASTQFAQVGLMIVGKKAMSAGMTNFTFVFYSNTLAALILLPSFFFYRSTRPPLNFSLISEFFLLGFLGCSAQLTGYTGINYTSASFASAMLNLIPGFTFILAVIFRMEKLDCRSTSTLIKSIGTIVSIAGAFTATLYKGPQILLTSSLKPQNYLHFQETDWIIGGLYLVVDCVVSSLYLIVQASVLKKYPVELIVVFFYCFFASILSAIVSLFMDNNSNAWLLQPGTRSFAVLYSGIFGSAFQVSVMFWCIRRKGPLFVAMFHPLGIVIAAALGIIFLGDIFYLGSLVGSIVIVVGFYGVMWGKTKEDKVDEDKLTRNINSKAPLLEIKDAETKI